The Macadamia integrifolia cultivar HAES 741 unplaced genomic scaffold, SCU_Mint_v3 scaffold4006, whole genome shotgun sequence genome has a segment encoding these proteins:
- the LOC122068450 gene encoding putative glycerol-3-phosphate transporter 5 gives MEANPRTLAPGFNLLSVTKISQRSIVFYQTQVLLITFFAYAAFHASRKPPSIVKSVLGPEVQLADTEIDRNSSSIDTGWAPFDGRRGPHRLGELDLAFLSAYSIDRQWIVSVDRLALRCLCFGELVREIEERIDNGDLEFACFYW, from the exons ATGGAAGCTAATCCCCGAACTCTAGCTCCTGGTTTCAATCTTCTCTCTGTAACCAAAATCTCTCAGAGAAGCATAGTTTTCTATCAGACTCAAGTCCTTCTCATTACTTTCTTCGCTTACGCAGCGTTCCATGCCTCTCGAAAGCCTCCAAGCATCGTTAAGAGCGTGTTAGGTCCCGAGGTTCAATTGGCCGACACTGAAATAGATAGGAATTCCAGCTCAATTGATACAGGATGGGCTCCGTTCGATGGAAGACGTGGACCTCACAGGTTGGGAGAGCTCGATCTCGCTTTCCTCTCTGCTTATTCGATTG ATCGTCAGTGGATTGTTTCAGTCGACAGGTTGGCCTTGCGTTGTCTCTGTTTTGGGGAACTGGTTCGGGAAATCGAAGAGAGGATTGATAATGGGGATCTGGAGTTCGCATGCTTCTATTGGTAA